The DNA sequence ATTATTTCTTGACGACAAACTACACCCAAAGCTATTACAAGATTCACCATCCTAAGTTCCCTACCACACATTTAAGAACAAATAATAAGTCAAAACAAAAACTAGGGACCACCCCGTCATCCATAATTATTGACCACATGGAAACACCTCCAATTGTTTGACCCATGCTTCTCATGCATGCTGAGAAATATAATAGAATCCATCATTCGTCCATCACTGAATGTGATATAGAACCAACACAGATTACACAGCTCATCCAATTGAGTTGGCACATTCGATGTACACAAAACATAGTTCCTTTAAACCCTCCTATCGCTGTCTCTCCCCATACAACTATGTACTCAAAAACACAAACCATGACATGTGCAATTTCAAgctatgtatatgtatattataaACAAAGTCTGAAACTTTGGAGATGTAAACAAAGCAGAACCAAGCAACACAAACAACAAACAATAAGGTAACCAAACTATCCAAAATCTGAAGTAGCATTCTTCAAACAAACCATTGCTAGAGATTTTCCTAATGGCCTTGTTGTTCTTGTCAGCAACGTACACATTTCCTTTAAGATCAACAGCAAAGCTTTTGGGTTTGTTAAACTCAGCTGAAATCACATCCCCATCTTTATACCCCGCAGACCCATCTCCTGAAAGCCTCCTCACAATACTATCtgcaatttattattaaaaaaaaaacacgaaGAATAGCAGCAAAGAAGCACGTAAAGATCAAAACTTTAGAACACcccaagaaaaagaaaacgaaaactAAAAAAGGGGAAAGAAAGAGGGGGGGGGAAAAAGGTTACCACTGGAAATGGGGAATTGAAGGGTGTAGAAAACGCTGTTTGTAGAATCAAGGAGGATGAGATCGGAGGAACCGGATCGCTGGAGGATGGAGTGAGGGTTGACGTTGATCTTGTGGCCGTCGAGGACGGTGGTGACCGTGAAACCCTCTTCGAGAATTATGCTTTCTGCGTTAgctgaaaaaaagaaaaagaaaatgcaaaaggaaagaaaagaaaaggtgAGAAATgaaggatgatgatgatgatgatgatgaagaatgtTGTTAGTGTGTTACCGTGAAAAGTGAGGAGGATGAAGAgaaggaagagaaagaaggtggAAGGAGAAGCCATGGCTGCG is a window from the Arachis stenosperma cultivar V10309 chromosome 3, arast.V10309.gnm1.PFL2, whole genome shotgun sequence genome containing:
- the LOC130970040 gene encoding uncharacterized protein LOC130970040 isoform X4, with the protein product MASPSTFFLFLLFILLTFHANAESIILEEGFTVTTVLDGHKINVNPHSILQRSGSSDLILLDSTNSVFYTLQFPISSDSIVRRLSGDGSAGYKDGDVISAEFNKPKSFAVDLKGNVYVADKNNKAIRKISSNGVTTIVGDFSEKSSRKNGLSQNVSLSNDFELAFIPGLCALLVSDHMHQLIHQINLKEEDCTFGSNSGLGAAMIWTLGLGLSCLLGLVIGIAVGRKV